The following coding sequences lie in one Rickettsiella endosymbiont of Rhagonycha lignosa genomic window:
- a CDS encoding glycosyltransferase family 2 protein, which yields MKLISVIISAYNEENCIVILSERLKSIFKKKESQYRFEVILVDNGSIDTTFEKMVVINKKYPEFKIVQLTRNFTVFGGLTAGLHYAIGDAAITMYADLEDPPELILSFIEKWELGFDNVYGITKGRQGSLIRNINSCLFYSGMNFLSGGLIPKNVADYRLMDKKVYTTLNNMPEKKRFLRGMVAWMGFNSYGIEYDRMPRYAGRSKANTLAVLRLAVEAVFSFSYVPIRLISGLGISLSLISFVSLIIVFINYLFFAGPFKGFATLLCSLFLLFGFLFCILGVLGEYIKMIYEEVKGRPTFIVNKVVDLE from the coding sequence ATGAAATTAATATCAGTAATTATTTCTGCTTATAATGAAGAAAACTGTATTGTTATTTTATCTGAACGATTAAAGTCTATTTTTAAAAAAAAGGAATCACAATATCGATTTGAAGTTATTCTTGTTGACAATGGTTCGATTGATACAACATTTGAAAAAATGGTTGTGATAAATAAAAAATATCCCGAATTCAAAATTGTTCAACTTACACGTAATTTTACTGTGTTTGGTGGATTAACAGCGGGATTACACTATGCGATTGGTGACGCAGCTATCACTATGTATGCAGATTTAGAAGATCCGCCAGAATTAATTCTTTCTTTTATAGAAAAATGGGAACTAGGATTTGATAATGTTTACGGTATTACTAAAGGACGCCAAGGAAGCCTAATTCGAAATATTAATTCTTGTCTTTTTTATTCAGGGATGAATTTTCTTAGTGGTGGCTTAATCCCAAAAAATGTTGCTGATTATCGTTTAATGGATAAAAAAGTGTATACCACTTTAAACAATATGCCTGAAAAAAAACGTTTTTTAAGAGGTATGGTTGCATGGATGGGTTTCAACTCTTACGGCATAGAATACGATAGAATGCCACGCTATGCAGGGCGTTCGAAAGCAAATACATTGGCTGTATTGCGATTAGCTGTTGAGGCTGTTTTTTCGTTTTCTTATGTGCCTATTCGCTTAATTTCGGGATTAGGAATTTCTCTTTCTTTAATTTCCTTTGTTTCTTTAATTATTGTCTTTATTAATTATCTTTTTTTTGCTGGGCCTTTTAAAGGTTTTGCTACACTTTTATGCTCACTTTTTTTATTATTTGGTTTTTTATTTTGTATTTTAGGTGTGCTAGGAGAGTATATAAAAATGATATATGAGGAAGTTAAAGGAAGACCGACATTTATTGTTAATAAAGTGGTTGATTTAGAATAG
- a CDS encoding phytanoyl-CoA dioxygenase family protein: MGIYFCDKNFTVTQKIIRSFDKNGFLILKNFLTHDEIVAIQQQILELSTAINGKYNFLIGEHIDQHLLKLLTQKKIKQSQLYDRLQHIPGILALPSNLKILNLAKQLLRAKYLGIWPRIQLRFDIFGDRWNVINWHNDYMYNRGTESSITFWIPMVHITKKMGPIKLARGSHRQEYIFIQIQNAKFDFTLSQENIDSLDLLEHNEYLPGDICILHSKTIHTGCLNEDQNRARLTCIFRLQDLTKLELNHENER; the protein is encoded by the coding sequence ATGGGCATTTATTTTTGTGATAAAAATTTTACGGTAACCCAAAAAATAATTCGTAGTTTTGATAAAAATGGATTTTTGATTTTAAAAAATTTTTTGACTCACGATGAAATTGTTGCTATTCAGCAGCAAATATTAGAACTTTCAACTGCGATTAATGGTAAGTATAATTTTTTGATAGGAGAACATATAGACCAACATTTGTTAAAATTATTAACTCAAAAAAAAATTAAGCAATCACAGTTGTATGATCGGTTACAACATATACCTGGCATTTTAGCATTACCATCTAACCTTAAAATTTTGAATCTAGCAAAACAGTTGTTACGTGCTAAATATTTAGGAATTTGGCCTCGAATTCAGTTGCGTTTTGATATTTTTGGTGATAGGTGGAATGTAATTAATTGGCACAATGATTACATGTATAATCGTGGCACAGAATCTTCTATTACTTTTTGGATACCTATGGTGCATATTACCAAAAAAATGGGTCCTATAAAACTTGCACGTGGTTCTCATAGACAAGAGTATATATTTATTCAAATACAGAATGCTAAGTTTGATTTTACTTTATCTCAGGAAAATATTGATTCCTTAGATTTATTAGAGCACAACGAATATTTACCTGGTGATATTTGTATTTTACATAGCAAAACGATTCATACAGGGTGTTTAAATGAGGACCAAAATCGAGCAAGATTAACCTGTATTTTTAGATTGCAAGATTTGACAAAATTAGAGCTTAACCATGAAAATGAAAGATAA
- a CDS encoding thiamine pyrophosphate-binding protein yields MKVSEVIADFLHSKKIRHVFGMIGSANAHIFDSITAKGFTEIICVHHEQAACLAALAYYRICGILSAAIVTNGPGSTNAVTGVVSAWMDSIPCLIISGNDHSRFIIETNALRTWGTQGYDSISMVNKVTKYAKRVLDPNESLKCLEIAYYESLNERPGPCWVDFPMDIQAAQVTESNLLPFNSFNVKSSNPLLLTAEHPQVKQVLNELKLAKRPVIWLGHGVRLAGAIDLVETFTNTLRCPILTSWPGIDLIDSDHPLVFGRPGVYGQRAANLILQNCDFLLAIGIRLATSQVGYDLSELVREAKLALVDIDLAELIKYGKKINIPIHADAKKFMQAILDTFNNTSNKTLSEKHCFWIQQCNFYKQKYPNLNDQYIDKDGYINSYRFIHKLSNFFKPDQIIVTDIGTAMLTTHQLLQIKKGQRLITSAGLAEMGYALPAAIGASFATKKGEVICIHCDGGMMLNLQELQTIVHHKLPIKIFIYNNDGYTMIKHTQKALFGRYSGTNKNSGVSCPDFSAVAKAFGIVSFKIKTWDDFESVIPTLQNLSEPVICEIFTHPEQLFFPKLSLTLQKDGSIISPPLEDLSPLLSREELRENMYIPLHPKSETLKV; encoded by the coding sequence ATGAAAGTAAGTGAAGTTATTGCAGATTTTTTGCATAGTAAAAAGATACGTCATGTATTTGGAATGATTGGATCCGCGAATGCCCATATATTTGATTCTATCACGGCAAAAGGGTTTACAGAGATAATTTGTGTTCATCATGAACAAGCCGCCTGTTTAGCAGCATTAGCCTATTATCGGATATGCGGTATATTATCTGCGGCCATTGTCACAAATGGTCCTGGCTCAACGAATGCTGTAACAGGAGTTGTGAGTGCTTGGATGGATTCTATACCGTGCTTAATTATCTCAGGAAATGATCATTCTAGATTTATAATTGAAACTAATGCTTTACGTACGTGGGGGACTCAGGGATACGATTCAATTTCGATGGTTAATAAAGTAACTAAATATGCGAAAAGGGTTTTAGATCCAAATGAAAGTTTAAAATGTTTAGAAATCGCTTATTATGAGTCTTTAAATGAAAGACCTGGTCCGTGTTGGGTTGATTTCCCTATGGATATACAGGCTGCACAAGTTACAGAAAGCAATTTGCTTCCATTTAACTCATTTAATGTTAAATCAAGCAACCCATTGTTGTTAACAGCTGAACATCCCCAAGTAAAGCAAGTACTAAATGAATTAAAATTGGCAAAACGGCCAGTTATTTGGTTGGGACATGGTGTACGTTTAGCGGGTGCAATTGATTTAGTTGAGACTTTCACTAATACTTTACGATGTCCAATTCTAACATCTTGGCCTGGAATAGATCTTATTGATTCAGATCATCCATTGGTTTTTGGTCGACCTGGGGTTTATGGACAAAGAGCTGCCAATTTAATTTTGCAAAATTGTGATTTTCTTTTAGCAATAGGAATTCGTCTTGCAACTTCACAAGTAGGCTATGATTTAAGTGAACTTGTTAGGGAAGCCAAATTAGCCTTAGTTGATATCGATTTAGCAGAACTTATTAAATATGGCAAAAAAATAAATATACCTATACATGCCGATGCAAAAAAATTTATGCAAGCTATATTAGATACATTTAATAATACTTCGAATAAAACTTTATCAGAAAAACATTGTTTTTGGATACAACAATGCAATTTTTATAAACAAAAGTACCCAAATTTAAATGATCAATATATCGATAAAGATGGATATATTAACTCATATCGATTTATTCATAAATTATCTAATTTTTTCAAACCTGATCAAATTATTGTTACTGATATCGGTACTGCAATGTTGACTACCCATCAATTATTACAAATAAAAAAAGGTCAACGCTTGATCACTTCCGCAGGACTGGCTGAAATGGGGTATGCGCTTCCTGCAGCAATAGGGGCTTCTTTTGCAACTAAAAAGGGAGAAGTGATATGTATTCACTGCGATGGTGGCATGATGCTTAATTTGCAAGAATTACAAACAATTGTACATCATAAGTTACCAATAAAAATTTTTATTTATAATAATGATGGATATACTATGATAAAACATACTCAAAAAGCACTATTTGGTAGATATTCTGGAACTAATAAAAATTCTGGTGTAAGCTGTCCCGATTTCTCAGCAGTTGCTAAAGCATTTGGTATTGTTTCTTTTAAAATTAAAACTTGGGATGATTTTGAGTCAGTTATACCAACATTACAAAATTTATCAGAACCAGTAATTTGTGAGATTTTTACGCATCCAGAACAACTATTCTTTCCCAAGTTATCGCTTACTTTACAAAAAGATGGTTCTATTATTTCACCACCTTTAGAGGACTTATCTCCTTTGCTTTCTAGGGAAGAGCTTCGTGAAAATATGTATATTCCCTTGCATCCAAAGTCTGAAACTTTAAAAGTTTAA
- a CDS encoding adenylosuccinate synthase, with product MTKTIIIVGCQWGDEGKGKIVDLLTQHVKAVVRFQGGHNAGHTLVIQGKKTILRLIPSGILHAGVECLIGNGVVISPEALLKEMEELEQQGIPARSRLKLSATCPIILPTHIALDEAREKSGKNAIGTTKRGIGPAYEDKVARRGLRLCDFFHPQQFAEKLKILFHYHNFILEHYYQTQTIDYAKACTQLLALGKQLVPLITDIPALLAEYHQAKQTLLFEGAQGTFLDIDQGTYPYVTSSNTIAGSAATGSGLGIRCFDYVLGVSKAYSTRVGNGVFPTELLDQDGDNLRDRGNEYGSVTKRPRRCGWLDTVLLRRAIQLNSVSGLCLTKLDVLDTLATIKICTAYRLGSQVLTDLPLNPEDLMQCTPLYEELPGWQTSTTPIKEFAKLPQNAQAYLRRIEALVGVPIVIISTGADRDETIVLEKIVQY from the coding sequence ATGACAAAAACTATCATCATTGTAGGTTGCCAATGGGGCGACGAAGGTAAAGGGAAAATTGTTGATTTGCTAACGCAACATGTTAAAGCTGTCGTGCGTTTTCAAGGTGGACACAATGCGGGACATACCTTAGTGATCCAAGGTAAAAAAACAATCTTACGTTTAATTCCTTCTGGAATCTTGCATGCTGGCGTAGAATGTTTAATTGGGAATGGCGTAGTAATTTCACCTGAAGCCCTACTCAAAGAAATGGAAGAATTAGAGCAACAAGGCATCCCTGCACGGTCACGCCTAAAGCTTAGTGCAACCTGCCCTATTATTTTACCCACACATATCGCACTTGATGAAGCACGTGAAAAAAGCGGAAAAAATGCCATTGGCACTACCAAACGCGGTATTGGACCCGCCTATGAAGATAAGGTAGCACGACGTGGCTTACGACTCTGTGATTTTTTTCATCCACAACAGTTCGCTGAAAAATTAAAAATACTATTTCATTATCACAATTTTATACTCGAACACTATTATCAAACTCAAACTATTGATTACGCAAAGGCTTGCACGCAATTATTAGCACTAGGCAAACAGTTAGTTCCTTTAATTACCGATATTCCTGCGCTTTTAGCTGAATATCATCAAGCAAAACAAACTTTATTATTTGAGGGCGCACAAGGTACATTTTTAGATATCGATCAAGGCACTTATCCCTATGTCACTTCCTCCAATACCATTGCTGGCTCTGCAGCCACAGGTAGTGGTTTAGGAATCCGTTGTTTTGATTATGTATTAGGCGTTAGCAAAGCATATAGTACACGCGTCGGTAACGGTGTTTTTCCAACCGAGTTACTCGATCAAGACGGTGATAATCTCAGAGATCGCGGCAATGAATATGGAAGTGTCACCAAACGTCCACGTCGCTGCGGATGGTTGGATACCGTGTTATTGCGCCGAGCAATCCAGCTGAATAGTGTCTCCGGTTTATGTCTAACTAAATTGGACGTATTAGATACACTAGCCACAATTAAAATTTGCACGGCTTATCGATTAGGATCACAAGTACTAACTGACCTGCCTTTAAATCCAGAAGATCTCATGCAATGCACTCCTCTGTATGAAGAACTCCCAGGATGGCAAACATCGACAACGCCGATTAAAGAATTTGCCAAATTACCACAAAATGCACAAGCTTATTTACGTCGAATTGAAGCATTGGTGGGCGTACCAATAGTCATTATTTCTACCGGTGCTGATAGAGATGAAACCATCGTGTTGGAGAAGATAGTTCAGTATTAG
- a CDS encoding FkbM family methyltransferase, whose protein sequence is MIFSEQKMTKLDFIKCDVEGAELTIYTGGINVIREHKAIIFTEMLRKWSVKFNYHPNDIIALLFR, encoded by the coding sequence ATGATTTTTTCTGAACAAAAGATGACAAAATTGGATTTTATCAAATGTGATGTGGAAGGCGCTGAACTGACGATATATACCGGAGGAATCAATGTTATTCGTGAACATAAAGCTATAATTTTTACTGAAATGTTAAGAAAATGGTCAGTAAAATTTAACTATCACCCCAATGATATTATTGCCTTATTGTTTCGCTAG
- a CDS encoding aminotransferase class I/II-fold pyridoxal phosphate-dependent enzyme: protein MDDTRLLRVPYGMTVHGEEEIAAVINVLKTSTQMGKHVSEMEQKVACLFDKKFGVMLNSGSSANYLAIEILGLPENSEVITPILTFSTTVAPLIRNKLIPVFADVCPGTYNIDTNQILALITKKTKAMMIPNLLGNLPDWQQIKEIADNYNLILIEDSADTLGATFNGYASGRFTDISTTSFYGSHVINCAGNGGMLCLNDENLASRAKLLRSWGRSSSLFIESENIEHRFNNTIDTIQYDSKFIFEAIGYNFEPSELGAAFGLVQLNKLKKNIKLREHNFKQHYDFFSAYEDWFILPKQLINSITGWLAFPLTIKDNAPFTRTQMQIFLEKKNIQTRTVFTGNILRQPGFNAIKHKKNAQGYTYADQIMRGGILIAVHHGLTTEMIQHIHDSFKLFTHHISATHKKLSCEYEQ from the coding sequence ATGGATGATACTAGATTGTTACGTGTACCTTATGGGATGACTGTTCATGGTGAAGAAGAAATTGCTGCTGTTATTAATGTATTAAAAACTTCAACGCAAATGGGAAAGCATGTTTCAGAAATGGAACAAAAAGTAGCCTGTTTATTTGATAAAAAATTTGGAGTTATGCTAAATTCTGGCTCTTCAGCTAATTACTTAGCTATTGAGATTTTGGGACTCCCTGAAAATTCAGAAGTTATTACACCTATCTTAACTTTCTCTACTACTGTTGCACCTCTAATACGCAATAAACTAATCCCTGTGTTTGCTGACGTCTGTCCTGGAACCTACAATATTGACACCAATCAAATTCTTGCACTAATTACAAAAAAAACAAAGGCAATGATGATTCCAAATCTTTTAGGTAATTTGCCAGATTGGCAACAAATAAAGGAAATTGCTGATAACTATAATTTAATTCTTATAGAAGATTCGGCTGATACCTTAGGTGCAACTTTCAATGGATATGCTAGCGGGCGCTTTACAGATATCAGTACAACTAGTTTTTATGGGTCTCATGTTATAAATTGTGCAGGTAATGGTGGCATGTTATGCCTTAATGATGAAAATCTGGCTAGTCGGGCTAAATTATTACGTAGCTGGGGAAGAAGTTCATCGTTATTTATTGAATCCGAAAACATTGAGCATCGTTTCAATAATACTATTGATACAATTCAATATGATTCGAAATTTATTTTTGAGGCCATTGGCTACAATTTTGAACCTTCTGAGTTAGGTGCTGCCTTCGGTTTAGTCCAATTGAACAAACTTAAAAAAAATATAAAATTAAGAGAACACAATTTTAAGCAGCACTACGATTTTTTCTCTGCCTATGAAGATTGGTTTATATTACCAAAGCAACTTATTAATTCAATCACTGGTTGGCTCGCTTTCCCACTTACAATTAAGGATAACGCCCCTTTTACGCGTACGCAAATGCAAATTTTCTTAGAAAAGAAGAATATCCAAACACGAACTGTTTTTACAGGAAACATTTTAAGGCAACCTGGATTTAATGCTATTAAACATAAAAAAAATGCCCAAGGCTATACCTATGCCGATCAGATCATGCGTGGTGGAATTTTAATCGCTGTTCATCATGGATTAACCACAGAAATGATCCAACATATTCATGATTCTTTTAAATTATTTACACATCATATCAGCGCTACCCATAAAAAGCTTTCTTGTGAATATGAACAATAA
- the rfbF gene encoding glucose-1-phosphate cytidylyltransferase — MKAVILAGGTGTRISEETSLRPKPMIEIGGKPIIWHIMKIFSAFGINDFIICLGYKGYLIKEYFSNYYLHTSDITFDITKNQTKIHQNNAEPWRVTLVETGEQTMTGGRLKRALPYLGSDNFCFTYGDGLGNVNIQALIDYHEQQNTLATLTAVQNLGRFGALSIAEDKKVIAFKEKPQGDGAWINGGFFVLSPKVLHYIDNDYTIWEQQPLETLAQQGELSAFCHQDFWHPMDTLRDKIFLEELWSSGKAPWKVWDKKHSLIENTVLV; from the coding sequence ATGAAAGCAGTTATTTTAGCAGGTGGTACAGGGACTCGTATTAGTGAAGAAACTAGCTTACGGCCTAAGCCTATGATAGAAATTGGTGGTAAGCCAATAATTTGGCATATTATGAAAATATTTTCAGCTTTTGGAATTAATGATTTCATTATCTGTCTAGGCTATAAAGGTTATCTCATTAAAGAGTATTTTTCTAATTATTATTTACATACATCGGATATTACTTTTGATATCACTAAAAATCAGACTAAAATTCATCAGAATAATGCAGAGCCCTGGCGGGTAACATTAGTTGAAACAGGCGAACAAACGATGACAGGAGGTCGGCTGAAAAGAGCGCTTCCATATCTGGGTAGTGATAATTTCTGTTTTACCTATGGCGATGGACTTGGAAATGTTAATATTCAAGCACTTATTGACTATCATGAACAGCAAAATACATTAGCGACGTTAACTGCTGTTCAGAATTTAGGTAGATTTGGGGCATTAAGTATAGCTGAAGATAAAAAAGTAATAGCTTTTAAAGAGAAACCTCAAGGAGATGGCGCTTGGATCAATGGTGGTTTTTTTGTCCTATCACCTAAAGTTCTCCATTATATTGATAATGATTATACTATTTGGGAGCAACAACCACTTGAAACATTAGCTCAGCAGGGAGAATTGTCTGCTTTTTGTCATCAAGACTTCTGGCATCCTATGGATACGTTACGGGATAAAATTTTTTTAGAAGAACTTTGGTCTTCAGGTAAAGCACCCTGGAAAGTATGGGATAAAAAGCACAGCTTAATTGAAAATACAGTTTTGGTTTAG
- the hflK gene encoding FtsH protease activity modulator HflK, protein MPWNEPGDPSKNKDPWTGRPKQTPPDLEAFLRDLYKKIVALFKLKILHKKTALARPFLPAKLNAKTMGLISVSCLLAWFALGFYKVNADESAVITHFGAYSSTMGAGYHWILKPFQHATIINSGKINKLSTSVNLLTRDENKIAVNINIDYSIVDPRNFLFATAHPLFNLQETIDSIVNRVLSQFTLNQLLSTSHFSLAERIQKQLNTLIKERTGLAVKNIDLVSIQVPEQLQASFTDVANAKSDKEQLEKQANVYATQVEPHAQLLAQRLIADANAYQQEIILKANIEIIRFLALLPAYEASPTLTKKQLYLAALQTMIAHRNKLLVANNSTLNSLTRDQSNTTASVNTDKLTASTNNDKKENTDNRERSLKTNNSIPSSYNISGGYE, encoded by the coding sequence ATGCCCTGGAACGAACCGGGTGATCCCAGCAAAAACAAAGATCCGTGGACAGGACGACCTAAACAGACTCCTCCTGATCTCGAAGCATTTCTGCGTGATTTATATAAAAAAATCGTCGCTTTATTTAAGTTAAAAATATTGCATAAAAAAACGGCGCTTGCCCGTCCTTTCTTACCTGCAAAACTTAATGCGAAGACTATGGGTCTGATTTCCGTCTCTTGCTTGCTTGCATGGTTTGCGCTCGGCTTTTATAAGGTCAATGCGGATGAATCAGCGGTTATTACCCATTTTGGGGCATATAGCTCCACGATGGGTGCGGGCTATCACTGGATCCTTAAACCCTTCCAACACGCTACAATAATCAATTCTGGAAAAATAAATAAACTTTCTACTAGCGTTAATTTATTAACGCGCGATGAAAACAAAATTGCGGTGAATATCAATATTGATTATTCTATTGTTGATCCACGCAACTTTCTTTTTGCAACCGCTCATCCTTTATTCAACTTACAAGAAACCATAGACAGCATAGTAAATCGTGTGCTTAGTCAATTCACTTTAAATCAACTATTAAGCACTTCACATTTTTCACTGGCAGAACGTATACAAAAACAGCTAAATACATTAATAAAAGAGCGAACGGGATTAGCCGTCAAAAATATTGATTTGGTATCTATTCAAGTACCCGAACAATTACAAGCCTCTTTTACCGATGTTGCTAATGCCAAAAGTGATAAAGAACAACTCGAAAAGCAAGCCAATGTTTATGCTACTCAAGTTGAGCCACATGCACAATTGCTAGCTCAACGGCTTATAGCAGATGCCAACGCTTACCAACAAGAGATAATATTAAAAGCTAACATAGAAATTATTCGCTTTTTAGCATTACTCCCCGCTTATGAAGCTTCTCCAACATTGACAAAAAAACAGCTTTATTTGGCCGCCTTACAAACAATGATTGCACACAGGAATAAACTGCTGGTCGCTAATAATTCTACTCTCAATTCCTTAACACGCGATCAATCCAATACGACAGCTTCTGTAAACACAGATAAATTAACTGCCTCAACAAATAATGATAAGAAAGAAAATACTGATAACCGCGAACGTAGTCTTAAAACCAATAACTCTATCCCCAGTAGTTACAATATCTCCGGAGGATATGAATGA
- a CDS encoding protease modulator HflC, translating to MLRKKNHLILGFLACILFILYQSATIVPEGQTGLLLSEEKLLPYSDSILKPGLHFIIPFLMRPILLDNRLQTVVFSETSAEDNSPKKSITKEYFANWHISDPVRYYQQTKNNFQQIKLLISQQITTLFNDKKTPIPFSQLILNGSPQQIDSVLSVVNKQLKTVGIKLTTIGFKQLDLSADANARILDNMSIEQENTAIAQRAQGKANAELIRANADSSASLILAKAKEQAAKIRAQGDAEAAKIYNQAYNKNPEFAAFYLNLEAYQQGLNPSSMNNFLLLTTKNEHFKLEKARINKNKFKLTN from the coding sequence ATGCTAAGAAAAAAAAATCATTTAATCCTAGGCTTTTTAGCCTGTATATTATTTATTCTTTATCAAAGCGCTACTATCGTCCCCGAAGGTCAGACTGGTTTATTATTGTCTGAAGAAAAATTGCTACCCTATTCAGACTCGATTCTTAAACCTGGCTTACATTTTATAATACCTTTCTTAATGCGACCCATATTACTGGATAATCGCTTGCAAACAGTAGTGTTCAGTGAAACCAGTGCTGAGGATAATTCACCCAAAAAATCGATTACTAAGGAATATTTTGCCAATTGGCACATTAGTGATCCCGTACGTTATTACCAACAAACCAAAAATAATTTTCAGCAAATTAAATTATTAATCAGCCAGCAAATAACAACTTTGTTTAATGATAAAAAGACTCCTATCCCTTTTAGCCAACTCATCCTGAATGGATCCCCTCAGCAAATAGATTCTGTTTTGTCTGTTGTTAATAAACAACTTAAAACAGTTGGTATTAAACTTACCACTATTGGCTTTAAACAGTTAGATCTCTCTGCCGATGCCAATGCGCGAATATTAGACAATATGAGTATTGAACAAGAAAATACTGCCATTGCCCAACGTGCCCAGGGCAAAGCCAATGCCGAACTGATTCGTGCTAATGCGGATAGTTCAGCTAGCTTAATCTTGGCTAAGGCAAAAGAGCAAGCTGCAAAAATTCGTGCACAAGGAGATGCCGAAGCCGCAAAAATATATAATCAAGCCTATAATAAGAATCCAGAATTTGCTGCTTTTTATCTCAACCTAGAAGCCTATCAACAAGGACTTAATCCATCTTCTATGAATAATTTTTTGTTATTAACTACAAAAAATGAACACTTCAAACTAGAAAAAGCGCGCATCAATAAAAACAAGTTCAAATTAACCAATTAA
- a CDS encoding class I SAM-dependent methyltransferase, which yields MKMKDKININKKIKTPDILIEWNRQTQNNLDAIDQYTNLFETFPTTNFNKIESFARHVRRQTLSKFLSRTEIFKQTLDVCGSVVELGVCSGQSLFTWAQLSAILEPLNYTRQIIGFDSFTGIPHISAVDQGKKSSEHIREGGFCFSEIDALEEAINVYDNNRFINQIKKIELVKGDICETLPKYIKENPHLVISLLHLDADVYAPTKTALEMVVPRMPKGSIIVFDELNQVPYPGETQALCDTLGISSLKLQRFTWEPGICYAIL from the coding sequence ATGAAAATGAAAGATAAAATAAACATAAATAAAAAAATAAAAACACCCGATATTCTTATAGAGTGGAATCGACAAACTCAAAATAATCTTGATGCAATAGATCAATATACGAATTTATTTGAAACATTTCCTACAACAAATTTTAATAAAATAGAAAGTTTTGCGCGTCATGTTCGTCGTCAAACGCTATCTAAATTTTTATCCCGTACCGAAATTTTTAAACAAACGTTAGATGTCTGTGGTTCTGTTGTTGAATTGGGGGTATGTAGCGGTCAGAGTTTATTTACCTGGGCCCAATTATCTGCAATATTGGAACCTTTGAACTATACTCGTCAAATCATTGGTTTTGATAGTTTTACAGGTATTCCTCATATTAGTGCAGTTGATCAAGGAAAAAAATCTTCTGAGCATATAAGAGAGGGAGGGTTTTGTTTTTCAGAAATTGACGCCCTTGAGGAAGCGATTAATGTTTACGATAACAATCGCTTTATCAATCAGATTAAAAAAATAGAGCTGGTGAAAGGTGATATTTGTGAAACATTGCCAAAATATATAAAAGAAAATCCACATCTTGTTATCAGTTTGTTACATCTTGATGCCGATGTTTATGCTCCAACTAAAACTGCACTCGAAATGGTTGTTCCTCGCATGCCGAAAGGAAGCATTATTGTATTTGACGAATTAAATCAAGTGCCTTATCCAGGTGAAACTCAGGCTTTATGTGACACATTGGGTATTTCATCCTTGAAATTACAACGTTTCACCTGGGAACCTGGAATTTGTTACGCAATACTTTAA